A genome region from Fusarium musae strain F31 chromosome 5, whole genome shotgun sequence includes the following:
- a CDS encoding hypothetical protein (EggNog:ENOG41~CAZy:GH17) — translation MSMKRFFTSAVAMAAVVAAVPVARSLEKRGPVTTITLTSASTYTATIAPATPVTPTETATYPETTAPIPGSGGGSSGSKLPGVAYAPYRGDHQCKSKDEIQQDITQLAADFSVLRIYGTDCDQVANVYSCAKGSGMKLFLGIWNIDDVQTEAKTIISAIDDWDVVDTISVGNELVNNGGATPARVIAAVKQAREILRAAGYQGPVVTVDTFMAANANPELCNESDYCAINAHAFFDANTSADEAGQWLSNTVEDLRSKISGDKRIVICETGWPTKGNSNGKAVPGMSQQKAALDSIKQAFSSHMGDLILFSAFNDPWKKAEAATFMAEQWWGIEGQDSVSNKDPSPSN, via the exons ATGTCAATGAAACGATTCTTCACTTCAGCGGTTGCCATGGCGGcggttgttgctgctgttcctgTTG CCCGTTCGCTCGAGAAGCGAGGACC TGTTACGACTATTACTCTGACTTCGGCCTCTACTTACACCGCAACTATCGCTCCTGCTACCCCTGTCACTCCTACAGAAACTGCAACCTATCCAGAAACCACAGCTCCTATCCCTGGTAGTGGTGGCGGCTCATCCGGTTCTAAGCTCCCTGGTGTCGCATATGCCCCCTACCGAGGCGATCACCAGTGCAAATCCAAGGACGAGATCCAGCAAGATATTACGCAGCTCGCTGCTGATTTTTCAGTCCTTCGTATCTACGGCACCGACTGCGACCAGGTCGCCAATGTCTACTCATGCGCCAAGGGTAGCGGCATGAAGCTGTTCCTCGGTATCTGGAACATTGACGACGTTCAAACTGAGGCCAAGACCATTATTAGTGCGATCGACGACTGGGACGTCGTTGACACCATCAGCGTTGGCAATGAACTTGTCAATAATGGAGGTGCCACCCCAGCAAGGGTCATCGCCGCTGTCAAGCAGGCTCGTGAAATCCTTCGTGCCGCTGGTTACCAAGGTCCTGTTGTCACAGTCGATACATTTATGGCTGCCAATGCCAACCCTGAACTTTGCAACGAGAGTGACTACTGTGCTATCAACGCTCACGCTTTCTTCGATGCTAACACTTctgctgatgaagctggcCAGTGGCTCTCTAACACTGTTGAGGACCTTCGATCCAAGATTTCTGGCGACAAACGTATCGTCATTTGCGAGACTGGCTGGCCCACCAAGGGCAATAGCAACGGCAAGGCTGTTCCCGGTATGAGCCAACAGAAGGCTGCTCTCGACTCTATCAAGCAGGCATTCTCCAGCCACATGGGAGACCTGATTCTTTTCTCTGCCTTCAATGATCCTTGGAAGAAGGCCGAGGCCGCAACTTTCATGGCCGAGCAATGGTGGGGTATCGAAGGCCAGGACTCAGTTTCCAACAAGGACCCGTCGCCTTCTAACTAG